A region of Rhodospirillales bacterium DNA encodes the following proteins:
- a CDS encoding DUF971 domain-containing protein: MSVQESATTNAPAAVWPLEVRLFREAGALEIDFDDGATFRLPAEYLRVESPSAEVQGHGPSQKKIVAGRRHVRIDAIEPVGNYAIRIRFDDNHDTGIFSWTYLRELGVNQKEKWDAYLAALLYRGLSRDP; the protein is encoded by the coding sequence ATGAGCGTCCAGGAAAGCGCGACCACGAACGCCCCGGCCGCCGTGTGGCCGCTGGAGGTGCGCCTGTTCCGCGAGGCCGGCGCGCTGGAGATCGATTTCGACGACGGCGCGACGTTCCGCCTGCCGGCCGAGTATCTGCGCGTCGAGAGCCCGTCGGCCGAGGTTCAGGGCCACGGACCGAGCCAGAAGAAGATCGTCGCCGGCCGCCGCCACGTGCGCATCGACGCGATCGAGCCGGTCGGCAACTACGCCATCCGCATCCGATTCGACGACAACCACGACACCGGCATCTTCAGCTGGACCTATCTCCGCGAACTGGGCGTCAACCAGAAGGAGAAATGGGACGCCTACCTCGCCGCGCTGCTCTACCGCGGCCTCAGCCGCGATCCGTGA
- a CDS encoding MFS transporter: protein MSAPPAETPPSTIPYVSLAILAGAGFASSASIRVSDPLLPQVAAEFAVTAGQASIIITAFTVAYGLLQIVYGALGDRLGKYRTIIATTMLAAAGSLACALAPTLTTLTIARFVTAAVSCGVIPLALAWVGDVVPYDRRQRVLARFIAGQISGLIFGQIAGGILGDWLGWRAVFAVLAGLHVLAGLAMLARMAFDPATRRRAAVPATPTRSLWRAYVDTFGLLKRPWVRRVVGAVALEGFLFFGAFAYVGNELKVRFAVDYTVVGLSLAIYGLGGLVYATASGWLVRVLGETGLARAGGALVGAAFLILAVAPTLPVAVAAIALIGLGFYMMHNTLQTHGTQMAPEARGAAVSVFGSALFLSQSISVALAAPVIDRFGAAPVFAVAGVAIPVLGFAIAAGLRRRTA from the coding sequence ATGAGCGCCCCGCCGGCCGAGACGCCGCCCTCCACCATCCCCTACGTGTCGCTGGCGATCCTCGCCGGCGCCGGCTTCGCCAGCTCGGCCAGCATCCGCGTCTCCGATCCGCTGCTGCCGCAGGTCGCGGCCGAGTTCGCGGTCACCGCCGGACAGGCGTCGATCATCATCACGGCGTTCACCGTCGCCTACGGCCTGCTGCAGATCGTCTACGGCGCGCTGGGCGACCGGCTGGGCAAGTACCGCACGATCATCGCGACGACGATGCTGGCCGCCGCCGGCTCGCTGGCCTGCGCGCTGGCGCCGACGCTGACGACGCTGACCATCGCGCGTTTCGTGACGGCGGCGGTGTCGTGCGGCGTGATCCCGCTGGCGCTGGCGTGGGTCGGCGACGTCGTGCCCTACGACCGCCGCCAGCGCGTGCTGGCGCGATTCATCGCCGGCCAGATCAGCGGCCTGATCTTCGGCCAGATCGCCGGCGGCATCCTCGGCGACTGGCTGGGCTGGCGGGCGGTGTTCGCCGTGCTGGCGGGGCTGCACGTGCTGGCGGGCCTCGCGATGCTGGCGCGCATGGCGTTCGATCCCGCGACGCGGCGCCGCGCCGCGGTCCCGGCCACCCCGACGCGGTCGCTGTGGCGCGCCTATGTCGACACGTTCGGCCTGCTCAAGCGGCCGTGGGTGCGGCGCGTGGTCGGCGCCGTGGCGCTCGAAGGCTTCCTGTTCTTCGGCGCCTTCGCCTATGTCGGCAACGAGCTGAAGGTGCGGTTCGCCGTCGACTACACGGTCGTCGGGCTGTCGCTGGCGATCTATGGGCTGGGCGGCCTCGTCTACGCCACCGCCTCGGGCTGGCTGGTCCGCGTCCTGGGCGAGACCGGGCTGGCGCGCGCCGGCGGCGCGCTTGTCGGCGCGGCGTTCCTGATCCTCGCCGTGGCGCCGACCCTGCCGGTCGCGGTCGCCGCCATCGCGCTGATCGGGCTGGGCTTCTACATGATGCACAACACGCTGCAGACGCACGGCACGCAGATGGCGCCGGAGGCGCGCGGCGCCGCGGTGTCGGTGTTCGGCAGCGCGCTGTTCCTGAGCCAGTCCATCAGCGTCGCGCTCGCGGCGCCGGTCATCGACCGCTTCGGCGCCGCGCCGGTGTTCGCCGTCGCCGGCGTGGCGATTCCCGTCCTCGGTTTCGCCATCGCGGCCGGCCTGCGCCGGCGGACGGCGTAG
- a CDS encoding TSUP family transporter, whose product MSAPVLAALALLVVGTSFLSGVFGMAGGLILLGVLLLLMDVAPAMILFGVTQLGANGWRAVLWRKRVVWRLIGGYAIGSLATFALLKAVAFLPDKAMVYIGLGLLPIVAEMLPASWRPDITRPFMPVVCGAFIMAMQLMAGGAGSVLDLFFQRSGLDRREIVATKAVTQVLTHVCRIVYFGSFVDIGSGLLPLWIYAGAIAMALIGTTWAASTLTRMSEAAFRMWSRRIILAISASFLVRGFWLLYAG is encoded by the coding sequence ATGTCGGCGCCGGTCCTCGCCGCGCTGGCGCTGCTGGTGGTCGGCACGTCGTTCCTGTCGGGCGTCTTCGGCATGGCCGGCGGCCTGATCCTGCTGGGTGTGCTGCTCCTTTTGATGGACGTGGCGCCGGCGATGATCCTGTTCGGCGTCACCCAGCTCGGCGCCAACGGCTGGCGCGCCGTGCTGTGGCGCAAGCGGGTGGTATGGCGGCTGATCGGCGGCTACGCGATCGGCTCGCTGGCCACCTTCGCGCTGCTCAAGGCGGTGGCGTTCCTGCCCGACAAGGCCATGGTCTATATCGGCCTCGGGTTGTTGCCGATCGTCGCGGAGATGCTGCCGGCGTCGTGGCGGCCCGACATCACGCGGCCGTTCATGCCCGTGGTCTGCGGCGCGTTCATCATGGCGATGCAGCTCATGGCCGGCGGCGCCGGCAGCGTGCTCGACCTGTTCTTCCAGCGCAGCGGGCTGGACCGGCGCGAGATCGTCGCCACCAAGGCGGTCACGCAGGTGCTGACGCATGTCTGCCGCATCGTCTATTTCGGGTCGTTCGTCGACATCGGGTCCGGACTGCTGCCGTTGTGGATCTACGCCGGCGCCATCGCCATGGCGCTGATCGGCACGACATGGGCGGCGTCGACCCTGACGCGGATGTCGGAGGCCGCGTTCCGGATGTGGAGCCGGCGCATCATCCTCGCGATCAGCGCCTCGTTCCTGGTGCGCGGCTTCTGGCTGCTTTACGCGGGATGA
- a CDS encoding alpha/beta hydrolase, with protein sequence MSAAPPDDVTLDLGDRRLRGRWLARAGRDDGLTRPTLVFLHEGLGCVEMWRDFPARLCARAGFPGFVYDRTGYGRSSAWPSPPGLRYMHIEAEDVLPRALAAAGIDDYVLVGHSDGGTIALIHGGADPAGLRGIVTLAAHVVCEPVSVAAIRAARAAFDAGDLRARLAKYHDDVGATFGLWADAWLDPAFADYSVEDRLPGIEVPVQAIQGEDDEYGSELQLGLIAGKVSGYCETRLLPDCGHSPHLQQPERTLAEIARFIAPLAAD encoded by the coding sequence ATGTCCGCCGCGCCTCCCGACGACGTCACGCTCGATCTCGGCGACCGCCGCCTGCGCGGCCGCTGGCTGGCGCGCGCCGGCCGCGACGACGGGCTGACGCGGCCGACGCTGGTGTTCCTGCACGAGGGTCTGGGTTGCGTCGAGATGTGGCGCGACTTCCCGGCGCGGCTGTGCGCGCGCGCCGGGTTCCCCGGTTTCGTCTACGACCGCACGGGCTACGGCCGTTCCAGCGCGTGGCCGTCGCCGCCGGGCCTCCGCTACATGCACATCGAGGCCGAGGACGTGCTGCCGCGGGCGCTGGCCGCCGCCGGGATCGACGACTACGTCCTGGTCGGCCACAGCGACGGCGGCACCATCGCCCTGATCCATGGTGGCGCCGACCCCGCGGGGTTGCGCGGCATCGTCACCCTGGCGGCCCATGTCGTGTGCGAGCCGGTCAGTGTGGCCGCGATCCGCGCCGCCCGTGCCGCGTTCGACGCCGGCGACCTGCGGGCGCGTCTCGCCAAGTACCACGACGACGTCGGCGCGACGTTCGGACTCTGGGCCGATGCGTGGCTCGATCCGGCTTTCGCCGACTACAGCGTCGAGGACCGGCTGCCGGGTATCGAGGTGCCGGTGCAGGCGATCCAGGGCGAGGACGACGAGTACGGCAGCGAGCTGCAGCTCGGACTGATCGCCGGCAAGGTGTCGGGCTATTGCGAGACGCGGCTGCTGCCGGATTGCGGCCACAGCCCGCATCTCCAGCAGCCCGAGCGCACGCTGGCCGAGATCGCGCGGTTCATCGCGCCGCTGGCGGCGGATTGA